Part of the Streptomyces antimycoticus genome, GTCGCCGAACTCGACCGGAACCTGCGGGTCCTGGAGGCGGTCGAGCAGGTGCGGCAGCGCGTCGATCTCGGCAAGGGCCGGGAGATGACCGCCTCCCAGCTGTGCGAGAAGTTCGGCTTCACCAAGGAGAAGCAGTGGACCCCGGTCGGTGATCTCTCCGGCGGTGAGCGGCGCCGGCTGCAAATCCTGCGGCTGCTGATGGACGAGCCCAATGTGCTCTTCCTGGACGAGCCCACCAACGACCTCGACATCGAGACCCTGACCCAGCTCGAGGACGTGCTCGACAGCTGGCCCGGCTCGCTCGTGGTCATCAGCCACGACCGCTACTTCATCGAGCGCACCACCGACCGGGTGCTCGCGCTGCTGGGCGACGCCGCCTTGCGGATGCTGCCGCGCGGCGTGGACGAGTACCTGGAGCGGCGGCAGCGCGCCCTGGCCGCGGCCACCCCGGCCGCCGCGCCCGCCAAGCAGAAGCCGGACGAACAGGTCGCCCGGCAGCGGTCGGCGGCCGAGCAGCGCGCCGCGAAGAAGGAACTCCAGAAGATCGAGCGGCGGTTGGACCGGATCAGCGAGCAGGAGTCCGACCTGCATACGCGGATCGCCGAGCACGCCACGGACTTCGCGAAGGTCGCCGAGCTCGACACCCAACTGCGCGAGCTGACGGGGGAGCGGGACGACCTGGAGACCCGGTGGCTGGAGCTGGCCGACGACGCCTGAGCGGCGGAGGGGCGAGGGGCGGGTCACCACCGATGTGAGTGGCCTGAAAGCATCGTGTGAAGAGACTGTGCGGCCCTGGCGCGCGCCCTGGCAACGGTCGCGTCACAGGCCGGTCTCAGCTGGTCGATGACCTGGAAACTGGTCCCTATTGCGCCCCTTACGGGTGATACAAAGAACTCCCGCCTGCCTTCCGCTCAATGGCGGGGTTCCACGTCCGATTCGCTCCTTCCCGGAGGGCTTTGACCACCGGGATCGCGGGGGAGGCCGGTCGGTCGATGGGTCCCGCACCTGAAGGATTTCGCATGTCACAGCCGCCTCCGCCGCCCAACCAGCCGCCGCAGGGCGGCTTCGGGGCACCGCAGGATCCTGGTTACGGCTATCCGCAGCAGCCGCCCACGCCGCCTCCGGGCCAGCAGGGTTACGGCTATCCGCAGGCGCCCGGTCAGCCACCGCAGACCCCGCCTCCGCCCCCGGCGGCACCGCCCGCCCCGCCGCAGACGCCCCCGCCGGGCGCCGGCGGCTACGGCTACCCGGAGCAGCCGGGCGCGGGCCAGCAGCCTTACGGGCAGCCGCAGTACGGCCAGCAGCCTTACGGTCAGTCGCAATTCGGCCAGCAGCCTTACGGTCAGCAGCAGTACGGCCAGCCGCCGCAGCCCCAGTTCCCCGGCGGCCCCGGCCCGGGCGGCCCCGGCGGCTCCGGCCAGTCCAAGCAGCGCATGGCGATCATCGTCAGCGCCGTGGTCGCGGTCGCGCTGATCATCGGCGGCGGCATCTGGTTCGCCACCAAGGACGACGGGGGCGGCAACGAGGCCAAGGGCAAGGACAAGGAGTCCAGCCAGGGATCTTCTTCAAGCGGTTCCACGGGCGGTGGGGACAAGCCCGCCAAGACCGTAGATGCCAAACTGCTCAACAAGGTTCCGATGCCCAAGGTCTCTGACCAGATCACCGTCGAGGGCATGTGGGTCACCGACGACACCTTCGTGAAGGCCGACGTCTACAAGATCGTCGGCTATCCGCTGAGCGGCGGCACCGCGAAGTGGACGATCCCGCTGGGCGGCGCGGTCTGCTGGTCCTCGGACCACCTCACCAAGGACGGGCTGACCACGGTCCTCTACCAGGAGGCCAAGCCGTCGGCCAAGGACAAGTACCCCGGCTGCACCGAGGTCGGGCTGCTGGACCTCAAGAACGGCAAGATGCTCTGGCACCGGAACGTCAAGGAGGGCGACGAGAAGGTCCGCTTCGACGAGGTCACCCTCGGCGGCGGCACCGTGGCCGCGGGCGGCACCAGCGGCGGCGCCGCCTGGTCCACCTCGGGCCAGGCGCTGTGGAAGCCGAAGTCCGGCGAGCAGTGCTCGGACGACGGCTACGCGGGCGGCGCGGACAAGCTGGTCGCGGTGCGCCGCTGCGGCGACTACGACAACCCGCAGATCCAGGTCCAGACGCTGAACCCGAAGACGGGCGCAGTGAAGTCGGCCTACAAGGTCTCGCAGGGCATCGACTACGTGCATGTCGCCTCCACCGACCCGCTGGTGATCGGCCTCGACGCCGGTGACTCGACCGGCTCGGCGGTCTCGGACTTCCTGTCCGTCGACGACAGCGCCAAGACCGGCAAGGTGCTCGGCAAGATCGGCACCGAGAACGGCAAGTACGACGCCAAGTGCGAGTCGACCAACGTCGAGGGCTGCCGGAAGTTCGCCATCTCCAAGTCGGCCAACACCCTCTTCCTCGGCTCCGAGGACCGCACCGATTCCTCCGCCGCGACGGCCAACGAGATCGTGGCGTTCAGCCTGGCCAACGGCAAGCCGATCGGGAAGACGGACGGGGTCAAGGGCGCCGCGCTCACCCCGCTCGGGCTCGATGAGAACGGCTCCGTCCTCGCCTACCAGGAGAGCACCTGGGAGGCCGGTGGCGCGGTCTGGCAGATCGACCCCAAGTCGTACGCCAAGACCAAGCTGCTGCAGAACCCCGTCGCCTCCCACGAGATGGAGTCGAAGTTCAGCCCCAGCTACTCGGAGATCATCTACTCCGGGAAGCACCTGTTCATGAGCGACGTCTACGCCACCAAGCCCTCGGGCACCTACGACAAGGACGACCCGCTGGCGATCATCTTCGGCGCGAGCTGACCCCTTCGGCGTCCACTCAGCTCCCGGCGGCCCCGCCCGTACCCACCGTACGGGCGGGGCCGCCGCTTTTCGCCCCGGCGGAGCGCCGGGGCGCGCGCCCGCGCGGAACCCGGCCGCAGCGGTCCGATTCAGACGTCAACCGGACCTCAAGTAGGCACTAATGGCCGGGATTTCGGCATTCCGGGGGGCTTCTGCCCGGTAAGGGGCGCGCAACGTCGAACAAGCGTGTAGCTTTCCCCCCTGAGCGAATGGGGGGAGCTCATGGGCGTGCGACTCATGGTGGTCGATGACCACCGTCTGCTCGCGGAGGCGCTCGCCTCGGCGCTGAAGCTGCGCGGGCACCGGGTGCTCGCCGCGGCGGCACCGAGCGCGGGCGCGGCGGACCTGGTGGTGAGCCGGGCACCGGAGGTGTGCCTGCTGGGCACGGCGTCACCCGCCGAACCAGGGGTGTTCGACCCGGTGGTGCAGATCAAGAAGGAGCGGCCGCAGGTCGCGGTCGTGGTGCTCGGCCCGGTGCCGAGCCCACGCGGCATAGCCGCCGCCTTCGCCGCCGGGGCGTCCGGCTATGTGCGCCACGACGAGCGGATCGAGGGCGTCGAACGCGCCATGATGAAGGCGCGCGCCGGCGAGGCCGCCGTGGCGCCGCAGCTTCTCCAGGGGGCCTTCGCGGAGCTGCTCAACCCCGCGGCCCAGCCCGACGACGAGGGGGCCCGGCTGCTGCGCATGCTGACCCCGCGCGAGGTGGAGGTGCTGGTGCGGGTCGCCGAGGGCGAGGACACCCGGCTGATCGCGGCGGGTATGGGCATCGCCCCCAGCACGGCCCGCACCCATGTGCAGCGGGTGCTGATGAAGCTCGGGGTGGGCTCACGGCTGGAGGCGGCGGCCCTGGCGGCACGCACCGGGCTGCTGGACCGCGCGGCGTCCCGCCGGATCGCGTCGCCCGCGCCGCAGCCGCCTTCGCTCCAGCCGCCCGCGCCCCAGCCGCCCGCGTCGTCGGCGCCGTAGCCCGCGTCGGCGGGCCGGCAGCCCTGCCGGCTGGTTCGCGGTGGCCCGGG contains:
- a CDS encoding response regulator transcription factor, translating into MGVRLMVVDDHRLLAEALASALKLRGHRVLAAAAPSAGAADLVVSRAPEVCLLGTASPAEPGVFDPVVQIKKERPQVAVVVLGPVPSPRGIAAAFAAGASGYVRHDERIEGVERAMMKARAGEAAVAPQLLQGAFAELLNPAAQPDDEGARLLRMLTPREVEVLVRVAEGEDTRLIAAGMGIAPSTARTHVQRVLMKLGVGSRLEAAALAARTGLLDRAASRRIASPAPQPPSLQPPAPQPPASSAP